In Lotus japonicus ecotype B-129 chromosome 5, LjGifu_v1.2, one genomic interval encodes:
- the LOC130721267 gene encoding rab GTPase-activating protein 22-like isoform X1 → MIGCGGLCRVLMRSSGTTELNTFYPIRPECQADAPTTRFKPRSGKTLSARRWQASFSEDGRLDIAKVLRRIQRGGVHPSIKGEVWEFLLGCYDPNSTDEERNALKQRRRGQYDMWKAECQKFVPVIGSGKFITTPLTNEDGQPINNSLVGVRSSDKKVVQWMQLLHQIGLDVVRTDRTLVFYESEANQAKLWDLLAVYAYLDNDIGYVQGMNDICSPLVMLIENEADCYWCFERAMRRLRENFKCDASSMGVQSQLGTLSQIMKTVDPKLHHHLEDLDGGEYLFAFRMLMVLFRREFSFADTLYLWELMWAMEYNPNLFARYEDPDHAKSKGPSSALNDKVLKQYGKFERKNLKTGQTEETGALAVFLVASVLEIKNRRILSEAKGVDDVVQILGDITSNIDAKKVLTEALKIQKKYLSKTKKA, encoded by the exons ATGATTGGTTGTGGGGGACTGTGCAGAGTTCTTATGAGGAGTTCTGGAACTACTGAATTGAATACTTTCTACCCCATTCGACCAGAATGCCAAGCTGACGCTCCAACCACTCGATTTAAACCAAGG TCTGGCAAAACTCTAAGTGCAAGAAGATGGCAAGCTTCATTTTCTGAAGATGGTCGCTTGGACATTGCAAAAGTTCTTAGACGAATCCAGCGGGGG GGTGTCCACCCTTCAATCAAAGGGGAAGTATGGGAGTTCTTGCTCGGTTGCTATGATCCTAACAGCACAGATGAAGAACGTAATGCTCTCAAGCAGCGTAGGAG GGGGCAATATGATATGTGGAAAGCTGAATGTCAAAAGTTTGTCCCAGTCATAGGTAGTGGAAAATTTATCACCACACCCCTCACTAATGAAGATGGTCAGCCAATAAATAATTCTTTGGTAGGTGTCCGGTCTTCAGATAAGAAAGTTGTACAGTGGATGCAGTTATTACATCAAATTG GGTTGGATGTTGTTCGAACAGATCGAACACTTGTCTTTTATGAAAGTGAAGCTAATCAAGCAAAACTTTGGGATCTTCTTGCAGTTTATGCTTATTTGGACAATGATATTGGTTACGTGCAAG GAATGAATGATATTTGCTCACCTTTGGTTATGCTTATTGAGAATGAAGCAGACTGCTATTGGTGCTTTGAGCGTGCGATGCGAAGGCTG AGAGAGAACTTCAAGTGCGATGCCAGTTCAATGGGGGTGCAATCTCAGTTGGGTACACTCTCACAGATAATGAAAACAGTTGATCCCAAACTTCACCATCATCTTG AGGATTTAGATGGTGGAGAATATCTCTTTGCATTTCGCATGCTGATGGTTCTTTTCCGAAGAGAGTTTTCTTTCGCTGATACATTATATCTTTGGGAG TTGATGTGGGCAATGGAATACAACCCAAACCTCTTTGCAAGATACGAGGATCCAGATCATGCCAAATCAAAAGGCCCTTCATCTGCACTAAATGACAAGGTTTTGAAGCAATATGGAAAATTCGAGAGAAAAAACTTGAAGACTGGACAGACAGAGGAAACTGGTGCACTGGCTGTTTTTCTTGTTGCAAGTGTTCTTGAGATCAAGAATAGGCGGATTTTAAGCGAGGCAAAGGGTGTGGACGATGTTGTCCAG ATCTTGGGTGACATAACCTCAAATATTGATGCTAAGAAAGTGCTTACTGAAGCattgaaaattcagaaaaaatACCTGAGCAAG ACCAAGAAGGCATGA
- the LOC130716574 gene encoding piriformospora indica-insensitive protein 2, whose product MAVLSTANAVTTTLLCFFIFFISLSHQQPPLDSAEQEAVYAVLNSLNPTIPWRTLFSDDLCLSAPHGIVCDYPLPSSSSTTEQSQSAHVVELSFGYVSDETPNPPCSDNATLNPLLFTSFPYLRKLFFYKCFNSTQSSHLSDLPPLPPTLEELVFIENPAFVTPLAPFLRNLTALRRLVLVGNGFSGEVPPQIGAFADLEEVTLSGNQLSGEVPASLGLLKKVKILDLSHNTFKGCVPEKLGNLTQLLKLDLSYNGFGCKIPESLRGLQCLEFLDMSFNGFGNFGVPLFLGEIPRLKEVYLSGNLLSGVIPEIWENLGGVVKIGFSEIGLTGKIPASMGVYLKNLSYLGLDNNKLEGPVPEELGLLEFADEINLENNNLTGRVPFSAKNGHKIKLAGNRGLCFHNQISCSGENGGRVGQLKPCKKTAVTVPAAVLFNGASLVGFDPLTLVLGFLFVFTGF is encoded by the coding sequence ATGGCTGTGCTCTCAACAGCAAATGCTGTCACAACCACACTCTtgtgcttcttcatcttcttcatctcccTCTCTCACCAGCAACCACCGCTCGATTCCGCTGAACAGGAAGCAGTTTACGCGGTGCTGAACTCCCTCAACCCCACCATCCCCTGGCGCACGCTCTTCTCCGACGATCTCTGCCTCTCCGCCCCACACGGCATTGTTTGCGATTACCCtcttccatcttcttcttccaccaCCGAACAGTCACAAAGCGCACACGTTGTGGAGCTCAGCTTCGGCTACGTTTCGGACGAGACTCCGAACCCACCTTGCTCCGATAACGCCACCCTCAACCCTCTGCTTTTCACCTCTTTCCCTTACCTCCGGAAACTCTTCTTCTACAAATGCTTCAACAGCACGCAGAGTTCACACCTTTCTGATCTTCCCCCTCTTCCTCCAACTCTGGAGGAGCTTGTTTTCATCGAAAACCCTGCTTTTGTTACCCCTCTTGCCCCCTTTCTCCGTAACCTCACCGCTCTCAGGAGGCTTGTTTTGGTCGGAAACGGATTCTCCGGCGAGGTTCCGCCGCAGATTGGTGCTTTCGCCGACTTGGAAGAGGTTACCCTCTCCGGAAATCAGCTCAGCGGCGAGGTTCCGGCGAGTTTGGGGTtgttgaagaaggtgaagattCTTGATCTGAGCCACAACACGTTCAAAGGGTGTGTCCCTGAAAAGCTTGGGAATCTCACTcaacttctgaagcttgattTGAGCTACAATGGTTTTGGTTGCAAGATTCCAGAGAGTTTGAGGGGCTTGCAATGCTTGGAATTTTTGGACATGAGCTTCAATGGTTTTGGTAACTTTGGGGTTCCTCTGTTTCTTGGTGAGATTCCCAGGTTGAAGGAAGTGTACCTGAGTGGGAACTTGCTATCTGGGGTGATTCCAGAAATATGGGAAAATCTTGGGGGTGTTGTGAAAATTGGATTTTCAGAGATTGGTCTGACTGGGAAAATCCCTGCATCAATGGGGGTGTATCTGAAAAATTTGTCTTATCTTGGGCTTGATAACAACAAGCTTGAAGGGCCTGTGCCAGAGGAGCTTGGGCTTCTGGAGTTTGCTGATGAGATCAACTTGGAGAACAACAATTTGACTGGTAGAGTCCCATTCTCAGCTAAAAATGGGCACAAGATCAAGTTGGCAGGGAACAGAGGACTCTGTTTTCACAACCAAATTAGTTGTTCTGGTGAAAATGGAGGCAGAGTGGGTCAACTCAAGCCCTGCAAGAAAACAGCTGTTACTGTTCCTGCTGCTGTCCTTTTCAATGGGGCTTCTTTGGTTGGTTTTGATCCTCTTACGTTGGTCCTGGGATTCTTGTTTGTTTTCACAGGGTTTTGA
- the LOC130721267 gene encoding rab GTPase-activating protein 22-like isoform X2 — MIGCGGLCRVLMRSSGTTELNTFYPIRPECQADAPTTRFKPRSGKTLSARRWQASFSEDGRLDIAKVLRRIQRGGVHPSIKGEVWEFLLGCYDPNSTDEERNALKQRRRGQYDMWKAECQKFVPVIGSGKFITTPLTNEDGQPINNSLVGVRSSDKKVVQWMQLLHQIGLDVVRTDRTLVFYESEANQAKLWDLLAVYAYLDNDIGYVQGMNDICSPLVMLIENEADCYWCFERAMRRLRENFKCDASSMGVQSQLGTLSQIMKTVDPKLHHHLEDLDGGEYLFAFRMLMVLFRREFSFADTLYLWEIVSS, encoded by the exons ATGATTGGTTGTGGGGGACTGTGCAGAGTTCTTATGAGGAGTTCTGGAACTACTGAATTGAATACTTTCTACCCCATTCGACCAGAATGCCAAGCTGACGCTCCAACCACTCGATTTAAACCAAGG TCTGGCAAAACTCTAAGTGCAAGAAGATGGCAAGCTTCATTTTCTGAAGATGGTCGCTTGGACATTGCAAAAGTTCTTAGACGAATCCAGCGGGGG GGTGTCCACCCTTCAATCAAAGGGGAAGTATGGGAGTTCTTGCTCGGTTGCTATGATCCTAACAGCACAGATGAAGAACGTAATGCTCTCAAGCAGCGTAGGAG GGGGCAATATGATATGTGGAAAGCTGAATGTCAAAAGTTTGTCCCAGTCATAGGTAGTGGAAAATTTATCACCACACCCCTCACTAATGAAGATGGTCAGCCAATAAATAATTCTTTGGTAGGTGTCCGGTCTTCAGATAAGAAAGTTGTACAGTGGATGCAGTTATTACATCAAATTG GGTTGGATGTTGTTCGAACAGATCGAACACTTGTCTTTTATGAAAGTGAAGCTAATCAAGCAAAACTTTGGGATCTTCTTGCAGTTTATGCTTATTTGGACAATGATATTGGTTACGTGCAAG GAATGAATGATATTTGCTCACCTTTGGTTATGCTTATTGAGAATGAAGCAGACTGCTATTGGTGCTTTGAGCGTGCGATGCGAAGGCTG AGAGAGAACTTCAAGTGCGATGCCAGTTCAATGGGGGTGCAATCTCAGTTGGGTACACTCTCACAGATAATGAAAACAGTTGATCCCAAACTTCACCATCATCTTG AGGATTTAGATGGTGGAGAATATCTCTTTGCATTTCGCATGCTGATGGTTCTTTTCCGAAGAGAGTTTTCTTTCGCTGATACATTATATCTTTGGGAG ATTGTTTCCAGTTGA